ATAGCAGAATCTTCTAATTGAGTGGAAGCGTTTTCAACTTCTGATGTTTCTACATTACCATCATTAGACACATCTACATCTTCACTATCAGTTAGTGATACAGGAATACCCACATCACGAGGCTGTACAGTTGTGTATTCCTGTAAAATTGGTGTATCTAAATCAATTTCTTCAGAACTAATAGTTAATGATGGTTGAATAACTATATCGCGTGGTTGTACGGTTGTGTATTCTTGTAAAATTGGTGTAGCTGAATCCACATTTTGACTATCATCGCTTGTAGATAAATCATCGACTGATGACGATGTTTGGACTAGATCACGAGGCTGTACAAAGGTTAAGTCTTCGGCGATCGCAGTGTTGAAATCTAGATTTTCATCACTCTCAACTGTCTCTGGTTGTTCTTCAGTAAAAATATCCTGTGGTTGGACAAAAGTTCTTTCTTCGACAATGGGATTTGCGGGTGCTGTAATTATCTCTTGATTTTCTGAGGAAACAGCATTAACGCTTGCAGGAACTTCAAACACTGCAACTTCTTCTTGAGTTTGACTAATAACTTCTGGTGTAGATTCAGCAATTACCTCTGGTGCTTTATTCGTAACACCAGCAACACCAAAACTTTCCGATATTGGTCTAGAAAACAGTGCAGGATCTATCACCCTAAATACTGTTTCTGGCATTTGCTCCGCCGCAGGTTTAATTTCTTCCATCGTGAGAATGTAATCTCCGATTTGGATAGAATCACCATGTTTTAAAAGATATGGCTGATTTTTTTCAAGCAATTTGTTATTAATTACCGAACCATTTCTACTACCAGTATCACAGTAATAGTAATTTCCTGATTGAACAAAAAACTTACCATGAATCCGGCTAACATCTGGGCTTTCTAAAGGTAAATCGCAATCAGGGGAACGTCCTATTATGCACTCTCCCTTGGGTGTAGTTGCTACTACTAAATCGAGTTCATTTACCTCATTTTGTGTTGGTAAAAAGTTGATTTTGACTTTCATATTAATTTTTCGTTAATTTTATTAATTTCTGTTACCCATCGCTGGCGGTAACTGTGTTCTAAATTTAAAATATCATCTTGTGACCAATGAAAATGATAAGCAATAAAAGCTACCTCCTCATACAAAGTATCTGAGGGGTAGCTTATGGCTTTTCCGCCAGTTCTAGCTCTACAGAAAACTGAGTGTTACAGTGAGGACACTGAGTAGGAATATGTATATTACCTTGCTGATTAATTCGATTGTAAAATTCTCTTAAGTATGCAATGTCATGTAATAGCAATCCTTCGAGGACATCAAGACTAACAGTGTTAAAACTCCCTAAACGTGTAATGACACGAGATAACATGACTAAATCACCATAAGCAGGAGTTTCTTGTACTTTGCGTTCTTTTTGTACCAAAATTTCATCTTTGGCGGTGGCTAAACGCATTTTGCCATGACGATGTACGCGGTTTTGGCTATCAATCAAACCTCGCGGAAGAGTAAAGTCAAATTCTGTATATAGATGATCCTGTTTACGAGACATAGATAGCGTCAGCTACAAAATTCATAAATATGAGCAATGCAAGGTTAGTAA
Above is a genomic segment from Nostoc sp. MS1 containing:
- a CDS encoding DUF6760 family protein — translated: MYEEVAFIAYHFHWSQDDILNLEHSYRQRWVTEINKINEKLI
- a CDS encoding phage tail assembly protein; the protein is MSRKQDHLYTEFDFTLPRGLIDSQNRVHRHGKMRLATAKDEILVQKERKVQETPAYGDLVMLSRVITRLGSFNTVSLDVLEGLLLHDIAYLREFYNRINQQGNIHIPTQCPHCNTQFSVELELAEKP